In Pseudovibrio brasiliensis, the following are encoded in one genomic region:
- a CDS encoding AAA family ATPase, with amino-acid sequence MTRFDPSIRLNRLLVQKDDRFVYDEEFHDGVNIIRGDNSSGKSTILNFIFYVLGGDVAEWSETALLCTSVIAEVEFNGIVATLRRFISPRNGQPMEIFGGPWTKAKSAGPASWKRYPYARSQSLESFSQALFRLLDIPEAISDSTGNLTMHQVLRLLYADQLSPVESLFLFDKRWDTPTIRDAVGRLLCGVKEADLYANELKIRSLQKNQSILQGEHDSLVLALGVSAENLTVEWVDLQKESTTKNFDQLQQVIDTKLKSVNTDAASQTYTLDAQNKAYSETKRAMGLLTEKQTEIDNLTLSIADTQKFISDLEAKLRALKDSALTAEVIGDVTFQTCPACYQPLDKQHIAHACHLCKQPFENKDVVNQIAELINETSLQIKQATVVQQNREKKYSTLNKEINELKVTWHTHKSELEQVKRSPTTVAQDELRELYTKVGYLQKEIEEYDRLAGAVKKVTELRAKMSEIASNISDLTNQNKAIKKQQQNRISVAYTEIGDQIKTLLRNDLNRQHGFENPEVIDFDFGANTIRVDNKSYFSASSRVILKSSFFIGFLAAALKKNFFNHPRFCIIDTIEDKGMEPTRSQNFQREIVRVSETSGVQNQVIFATAMIDPTLNNEKYCVGKYATRSNYTLDIL; translated from the coding sequence ATGACACGGTTTGATCCTAGTATAAGACTAAACCGCTTACTTGTTCAGAAAGATGATCGTTTCGTCTATGATGAAGAGTTCCACGATGGTGTGAACATTATTCGAGGGGACAACTCATCCGGAAAATCTACCATTCTGAACTTTATATTTTATGTTCTCGGTGGTGACGTTGCTGAATGGAGTGAAACAGCACTGCTATGTACCAGTGTAATTGCTGAGGTTGAGTTTAACGGAATTGTTGCCACTTTAAGAAGATTTATTTCTCCGAGGAATGGACAGCCAATGGAGATCTTTGGTGGGCCGTGGACAAAAGCAAAGTCTGCGGGTCCTGCTTCTTGGAAGAGGTATCCATACGCAAGATCTCAATCACTTGAAAGTTTCTCCCAAGCCTTGTTCCGCTTACTTGATATACCTGAGGCGATCAGTGACAGCACAGGTAACTTGACGATGCATCAAGTATTGCGCCTACTATATGCTGATCAGTTGAGTCCGGTTGAGAGCCTCTTTTTGTTCGATAAGAGATGGGATACCCCAACCATACGAGATGCAGTGGGCCGACTACTGTGCGGTGTTAAGGAAGCAGACCTCTATGCCAATGAGCTAAAAATAAGATCTCTTCAGAAAAACCAATCAATTCTACAGGGAGAACATGACAGCCTTGTTTTGGCACTTGGGGTCAGTGCAGAAAATCTGACTGTGGAGTGGGTTGATCTTCAGAAAGAAAGCACAACAAAGAATTTTGATCAACTTCAACAAGTCATCGATACTAAGCTAAAATCAGTGAACACTGATGCAGCAAGTCAAACTTATACACTTGATGCTCAAAACAAAGCCTACAGCGAAACCAAGAGGGCAATGGGGCTACTCACTGAAAAGCAAACCGAAATTGATAATCTCACTCTAAGTATTGCAGATACTCAAAAGTTCATTTCTGATTTAGAGGCAAAACTGAGAGCTCTAAAAGATTCAGCGCTGACTGCAGAGGTAATTGGGGATGTGACATTTCAAACCTGCCCAGCTTGCTATCAACCATTAGATAAGCAACATATCGCGCATGCTTGTCACCTGTGTAAACAGCCTTTCGAGAACAAAGATGTTGTTAATCAAATAGCTGAATTGATAAATGAAACCTCGTTACAGATTAAGCAAGCTACCGTTGTGCAGCAAAATCGTGAGAAGAAGTACTCCACGCTGAACAAAGAGATAAATGAGCTCAAAGTGACGTGGCATACCCACAAGTCAGAACTCGAGCAAGTTAAACGTTCACCGACAACAGTAGCTCAGGATGAACTTCGAGAACTGTATACGAAAGTCGGCTATTTACAGAAAGAAATTGAAGAATATGACCGCCTCGCAGGTGCGGTAAAGAAAGTTACAGAACTGAGAGCCAAAATGTCAGAGATAGCGTCAAACATCTCTGATCTTACGAACCAAAATAAAGCAATTAAAAAACAGCAACAAAATCGAATTTCAGTTGCGTACACAGAAATCGGCGACCAAATAAAGACACTTTTGCGGAATGACCTAAATCGTCAGCACGGGTTTGAAAATCCCGAGGTGATTGATTTTGATTTTGGCGCAAACACCATAAGAGTAGATAATAAATCTTACTTCTCTGCTAGTTCTAGAGTAATCTTAAAGTCCAGCTTTTTCATTGGTTTCTTAGCAGCAGCTCTAAAGAAGAACTTTTTCAATCATCCTAGATTTTGCATTATCGATACAATTGAAGATAAGGGTATGGAGCCGACTAGGAGCCAAAATTTTCAACGAGAAATAGTTCGAGTTTCCGAGACATCAGGAGTGCAAAATCAGGTTATTTTTGCTACCGCAATGATCGATCCAACTTTGAATAATGAAAAGTACTGTGTCGGAAAGTATGCGACACGGAGTAACTATACCCTCGATATTCTCTGA
- a CDS encoding ABC-three component system middle component 5: MTQLTYQPSQDAYHTAFRIMRLSQSCWSREPVHFDALRIFDFFLLFPFFISEIRVQRNHTSYKKLGRKYSNARPFGHLPEKRTLLNKMNVIHLSAVETLSKAGIVDAQVWTSEKAIVQKANIPTPLQERINEVNADQSDLIEFIGVLASHYPLLGKDGLKDRSALMEYRYDTV; encoded by the coding sequence ATGACGCAACTCACTTACCAACCTTCTCAAGATGCGTATCACACTGCATTCCGTATCATGCGCCTCAGTCAATCTTGCTGGTCTCGTGAACCAGTACATTTTGACGCTCTTCGAATTTTTGACTTTTTTCTACTATTTCCCTTTTTTATCTCTGAAATACGGGTTCAACGAAACCACACATCATATAAGAAGTTGGGCAGAAAATACTCAAACGCGAGACCGTTTGGTCATCTACCTGAAAAACGTACCCTACTTAATAAGATGAATGTAATTCATTTATCTGCTGTCGAAACTCTGTCTAAAGCTGGAATTGTAGATGCTCAGGTTTGGACCTCGGAAAAAGCAATTGTTCAAAAAGCGAACATTCCAACTCCACTTCAAGAACGAATAAATGAAGTGAACGCAGATCAAAGCGATCTAATAGAGTTTATTGGTGTCTTGGCATCTCATTACCCGCTGTTGGGGAAAGATGGATTGAAAGACCGCAGCGCACTTATGGAATATAGATATGACACGGTTTGA
- a CDS encoding ABC-three component system protein — protein MSPIVTNQHGANAGRDIVGRDNTNNYTYNINSTSNTIADPLIARLCNELQSAIDEDATIADIVENLSIYKRKRNAKDGVVGLEQKLNQSNREHLLEDALEQKQRFVELLNKWSLYASAQEIFAHLLATAKRNFATQVYCHVDKADNALIDKLTDEHVVKVTVQMGSDIPLFTINTDIALGLLYWLAEQCLIKWHK, from the coding sequence ATGAGCCCAATTGTTACCAACCAGCATGGTGCAAACGCAGGCCGAGATATAGTAGGACGCGATAACACCAATAACTATACCTACAATATCAATAGTACTTCAAATACAATCGCAGACCCGCTAATTGCTCGCCTCTGCAATGAGCTACAAAGCGCTATTGATGAAGATGCAACGATTGCAGACATCGTCGAAAATCTGAGCATTTACAAAAGAAAACGAAATGCAAAAGATGGTGTAGTTGGTTTAGAGCAAAAGCTAAACCAATCAAACAGAGAGCATCTCTTAGAAGACGCGCTTGAGCAAAAACAACGTTTTGTGGAACTGCTCAATAAGTGGTCATTGTATGCATCCGCACAAGAAATTTTCGCACATTTGCTCGCAACAGCTAAACGAAATTTTGCAACTCAAGTTTACTGCCATGTAGATAAGGCGGACAACGCTTTAATAGACAAGTTAACTGATGAGCATGTTGTAAAAGTAACTGTGCAAATGGGCTCAGACATTCCTCTATTTACGATTAATACAGACATTGCATTAGGTCTTTTGTACTGGCTCGCTGAGCAATGCTTAATTAAGTGGCACAAATGA
- a CDS encoding BRO-N domain-containing protein encodes MSALTIFDFEDHSLRTLSVEGLFWFIAKDVCTVLDIKNSRDAVAKLDSDDVRVVSTDTNAGKRQTTAVNESGLYSLIFNSRKPAAKKFKKWVTAEVLPALRQSGTYSMGPTPQKQEDAKQVLLVNEMNARANLLKEARYIYGREAAMALWDRLGLPEIAGEGVNEVAGTAADDPEGCLTHLINFTCGKNLSVRIALAFALADDIGARRMEQLGIKLRPQAYPDGVAIAYDHDYLWEVFRLTQWHGNWKLALQKLVGAHQSQNAITIDGKQRRAVILPLSLVESYVG; translated from the coding sequence ATGAGCGCGCTCACCATCTTCGACTTTGAAGACCACAGCCTGCGCACATTATCGGTGGAGGGCCTGTTCTGGTTCATCGCCAAAGATGTCTGCACGGTGCTGGATATCAAAAACAGCCGCGATGCCGTCGCCAAACTTGACAGCGATGACGTTCGTGTCGTTTCAACCGACACGAACGCGGGCAAGCGTCAAACAACAGCGGTGAATGAGAGCGGTCTCTACTCGCTCATTTTCAACTCCCGCAAGCCAGCGGCCAAAAAGTTCAAAAAATGGGTGACGGCAGAAGTGCTGCCCGCGCTGCGCCAGTCCGGCACCTACTCCATGGGCCCCACACCCCAAAAGCAGGAGGACGCAAAGCAGGTTCTGCTGGTCAACGAGATGAACGCCCGCGCCAATCTCCTCAAAGAAGCGCGCTACATCTATGGCCGCGAGGCCGCCATGGCCCTGTGGGACAGGCTCGGCCTGCCAGAGATCGCAGGAGAGGGCGTCAACGAAGTCGCCGGCACCGCCGCCGATGACCCGGAAGGCTGTCTGACCCACCTGATCAACTTCACCTGCGGCAAAAACCTCTCCGTCCGCATTGCCCTTGCCTTCGCCCTGGCAGATGACATCGGCGCCCGCCGCATGGAGCAACTGGGCATCAAACTGCGCCCCCAGGCCTACCCGGACGGCGTCGCCATCGCCTACGATCACGACTACCTGTGGGAGGTCTTCCGCCTCACCCAATGGCACGGCAACTGGAAACTCGCCCTGCAAAAGCTGGTAGGCGCCCACCAATCCCAAAACGCCATCACCATAGACGGCAAGCAGAGAAGAGCAGTCATCCTGCCCCTCTCATTGGTGGAGAGTTATGTGGGTTAG
- a CDS encoding site-specific integrase, whose product MGTIVSKSRKDGSISHCAQILIKRKGKIVHRESKVFSRKRVAQAWLNKRETELSLPGGLERAQKPSKTLGGVIKRYIEDHNKNIGRTKAQVLETIREQHAIAELDCTEIRSEHIVEFAKQLSQNVQPQTVGNYLSHLSAVFSIARAAWGYPLDKQVMADAHIVCKRLGITSKSKQRDRRPSLEELDKLLTHFCLSQAKYPGSTPMPQIIPFALFSTRRLDEICRLTWADFDKEHKRIWVRDMKHPGEKIGNDVLVDLPDRAISFLENQGEVDEKIFPYNPRTISTTFTRACKVLGIEDLHFHDLRHEGISTLFESGLTIPHVAAVSGHRSWTSLKRYAHIQSSTDKYEDWEWLANLTTLAITEGVADTKEEA is encoded by the coding sequence ATGGGCACAATAGTCTCAAAATCACGCAAAGACGGCAGTATCTCACATTGTGCGCAGATACTCATCAAGCGAAAAGGCAAAATTGTCCATCGAGAAAGCAAGGTCTTCTCCCGCAAGAGGGTAGCCCAAGCATGGCTCAACAAACGAGAGACCGAATTATCGCTTCCAGGCGGGCTAGAACGCGCCCAGAAACCCTCGAAGACTTTAGGGGGCGTAATAAAGCGATACATCGAAGATCACAACAAAAACATTGGGCGCACCAAAGCACAGGTTCTGGAGACGATCCGGGAGCAACATGCGATCGCGGAACTGGACTGCACCGAAATCAGATCCGAACACATCGTTGAGTTTGCAAAACAGCTCTCTCAAAACGTCCAGCCACAAACAGTCGGCAATTACCTCTCCCATCTTTCAGCGGTGTTCTCCATTGCTCGTGCAGCATGGGGGTACCCCCTAGACAAACAAGTCATGGCAGATGCGCATATCGTATGTAAACGCCTTGGCATCACATCAAAGTCCAAGCAGCGGGATCGTCGCCCGTCATTGGAAGAGCTAGACAAGCTGCTAACGCACTTCTGCCTGAGCCAAGCAAAGTATCCGGGCAGCACTCCCATGCCGCAGATTATACCGTTTGCTCTGTTTTCTACGCGTCGCCTTGATGAGATTTGCAGACTAACCTGGGCTGACTTTGACAAAGAGCACAAGCGCATCTGGGTGAGAGACATGAAGCATCCAGGCGAGAAGATCGGAAACGACGTTCTGGTTGATCTGCCAGACCGGGCAATCTCCTTCCTTGAAAATCAAGGTGAAGTTGACGAGAAGATTTTCCCTTACAACCCGAGAACCATCTCAACGACCTTCACAAGAGCCTGCAAGGTACTTGGCATTGAGGATCTGCACTTTCACGATCTGAGGCACGAGGGCATTTCGACCTTGTTTGAAAGCGGCCTAACCATCCCTCACGTCGCAGCTGTTTCAGGCCATAGGAGTTGGACTTCATTGAAGCGCTATGCCCACATTCAAAGCAGCACAGATAAGTACGAGGATTGGGAATGGTTAGCCAACCTCACGACACTCGCGATCACTGAAGGCGTCGCAGATACCAAAGAAGAGGCATAA
- the dusA gene encoding tRNA dihydrouridine(20/20a) synthase DusA: MIEKTKKLYDINQSVFAVAPMLDWTDRHCRAFHRVLSKNSLLYTEMVTTGALIHGDRDRHLNFSRQEQPVACQLGGSDPKALAECAKMVEDWGYDEVNLNVGCPSDRVQSGKFGACLMLEPDLVAECIAAMKDVVSIPVTTKCRIGVDDQEPEEALNALADKVIAAGTDALWVHARKAWLKGLSPKENRDVPPLDYDLVYRLKQRLPDVFIGINGGVATLEETSAHLEKLDGVMMGRAAYQNPMLLAEVDRVVYGEDGTAITPVEAMDVYRGYIENELTAGTKLASITRHILGTYQGVPGARHFRRIMTVEANKAGAGIEVLEDALAAVSHHQSVALEAREQKEAALV; this comes from the coding sequence ATGATTGAAAAAACAAAAAAACTCTATGATATCAATCAGTCTGTCTTCGCAGTCGCACCGATGCTTGACTGGACGGACAGGCATTGCCGTGCATTTCACCGGGTCCTTTCCAAGAATTCGCTGCTCTATACTGAGATGGTCACCACTGGCGCCTTGATCCATGGCGACAGGGACCGTCATCTGAATTTCTCCAGGCAGGAGCAGCCGGTTGCCTGCCAGTTGGGTGGGTCTGATCCCAAAGCCTTGGCTGAGTGCGCTAAAATGGTGGAAGACTGGGGTTACGATGAGGTCAACCTCAACGTCGGATGCCCGTCTGACCGCGTACAGTCCGGCAAGTTTGGTGCCTGCCTTATGCTGGAGCCGGATCTGGTGGCTGAATGCATCGCGGCCATGAAGGATGTTGTTTCCATCCCGGTCACCACTAAATGCCGCATCGGCGTGGATGATCAGGAGCCAGAAGAAGCACTCAACGCACTGGCAGATAAAGTCATCGCCGCTGGCACAGACGCGCTGTGGGTGCATGCCCGCAAGGCGTGGCTGAAGGGCCTTAGCCCGAAGGAAAACCGCGATGTGCCGCCGCTGGATTATGACCTTGTCTACCGCCTGAAACAGCGCCTGCCGGATGTGTTTATCGGCATCAACGGAGGTGTTGCAACGCTGGAAGAGACCTCAGCGCATCTGGAAAAGCTGGACGGTGTCATGATGGGCCGCGCGGCCTATCAGAACCCGATGTTGCTGGCAGAGGTTGACCGTGTGGTTTACGGTGAGGACGGCACCGCGATCACGCCAGTTGAGGCAATGGACGTTTACCGGGGCTACATCGAAAACGAACTGACTGCCGGAACCAAGCTGGCATCCATCACCCGCCATATTTTGGGAACCTACCAAGGTGTTCCGGGCGCTCGCCATTTCCGCCGTATTATGACGGTGGAAGCCAACAAGGCTGGCGCTGGCATTGAGGTGCTGGAAGACGCGCTGGCAGCGGTTTCACATCATCAAAGCGTTGCACTTGAAGCACGTGAGCAGAAAGAGGCAGCGCTGGTCTAA
- a CDS encoding sulfite exporter TauE/SafE family protein → MDMISASMLGFGAALIASGALAGFLAGLFGIGGGAILVPILVTILTEVGVDPDAVVHVSVASSLGVIVPTSLRSFFAHKKKGAVDLSLLKSWIIPVPIGVLLASYVAALVSGDTLKGIFAVIAFVVAMRMLFNRESWKLGSDIPGNPVRALIGVMIGFFSTLMGIGGGVMNNTFMTLFGRPIHQAVATSSGVGVLISIPAVFGMVAAGWGAPNLPPFSVGYINLLAIALIIPITIYVAPLGAHFAHNLPKRKLELAFGVFLLIACARFAYSLL, encoded by the coding sequence ATGGACATGATTTCTGCGTCTATGCTGGGGTTCGGAGCAGCATTGATTGCTTCTGGTGCACTAGCAGGTTTTCTGGCAGGGCTGTTTGGTATTGGAGGCGGCGCGATCCTCGTGCCGATCCTGGTGACCATTCTAACAGAGGTGGGCGTTGATCCGGACGCTGTCGTTCACGTCTCCGTGGCCTCTTCTCTGGGCGTTATCGTCCCAACCTCTCTGCGCTCCTTCTTCGCTCACAAGAAGAAAGGTGCTGTTGACCTGTCCTTGCTGAAAAGCTGGATTATCCCCGTACCGATCGGTGTGCTGCTGGCCTCTTACGTGGCAGCGCTCGTTTCCGGTGATACGCTCAAAGGCATCTTCGCTGTGATCGCGTTTGTGGTCGCCATGCGTATGTTGTTCAATCGTGAAAGCTGGAAACTGGGATCAGACATTCCGGGCAACCCGGTACGAGCGTTGATAGGCGTGATGATCGGCTTCTTCTCAACGCTCATGGGAATCGGTGGTGGTGTCATGAACAACACTTTCATGACCTTGTTTGGCCGTCCGATCCATCAGGCCGTTGCCACATCTTCCGGTGTTGGTGTGCTGATTTCCATTCCGGCAGTCTTTGGCATGGTCGCAGCCGGGTGGGGCGCTCCCAACCTGCCGCCATTCTCTGTAGGCTATATTAATTTGCTGGCCATCGCGTTGATCATTCCAATCACCATCTACGTGGCTCCACTGGGCGCGCACTTCGCCCACAACCTGCCAAAGCGTAAGCTGGAACTGGCGTTCGGCGTGTTCCTGCTGATCGCCTGCGCAAGGTTCGCATATAGCTTGCTGTAG